The Zeugodacus cucurbitae isolate PBARC_wt_2022May chromosome 4, idZeuCucr1.2, whole genome shotgun sequence genome includes the window AAGAGATAATCGCTACAATTTCGCGGCAAAGCACCGCTCGAAGCTGTCAAGGCCTCACGCACCACACAGTATTTTGGTTTACTCTACTTTTTTTTACAATCCACTGCGTTTTCATCTTCCACTCTCTTTGCTGTTCTTGCTGTAGTTGTCATTCCCCATCAACACCCCTTGCAATTTGGCCACACATCACTTTTGCTGCTTCCGACGTGCAACCGGCCGCGGTGGCAGCAACACTTTTGTCCATTTTCCAGGTGCTCGCTCGACTGCATTGCTGTGTTCCCCGTCATTCCCCGCCACTTTATCAATAACTGTCATTGTAAGCTCGCCGCCTTTGTGTCTCTCGCACACAGAGCCACAACCAAGCGGGGATACATATTGCCAGCAGTTAATAGTGATTGCTACAACGACGAGGCAATTGTTGTTGCCGTCCTTCACGAATGAGTATTATTCTTGCCGCGTTCGGTTGGCGTTGCCGGCGTTGATGTCGTTACAgttattgtttatttgatttcatttcatttaaaagcTTTTCCGCTATTTTGAATTCGTTTTGTTGCATGAACGGTTAGTGGCAATTTGTTGCACGGCCTCCGCGTACCACCGCTTGCTGGCGCCACCGACTTGTGCACGGGTATTGGCAGCTGTTATCTTTGCCACCAACAACCGACTTATCGAGAGCCAGCTACCAGAGCGCAGGTGTTCCGCGCGTTGCAGGGGGAACAGGTGCGGCATGCCGACACGCCGAAGCGATCGATGGCCCATGCAAAACTATCTATCGATGTGGCAAAGTAGTTACTAACCCAGTTTCACGGGCTTTATTACTTTACCGGCATTACCGAGCGAGATGCATGAGTTTGCGGCATTAAAGTGGCGCAGCGTTGGCGGCAACCAAATGGCCAAAGGTGGAATGAGGTGGAAAACGATACCATGATATGATAATACGCCGACTGTGGAGAGGTGGTGGTGCGGGCGCTGGAAGCGGCCAACTTACCGCGTGGGTAGTTGAGTTGGTGGAAATGCGagataaaaagtaaaatgcaaAGAACGAAACTGTGTTGCATGCGAAAGGAAGAAACGACGTGGAAAGGAAGCGCAGAAAAGTTCATTAGTACGCTCTGGAAAgtttcaaattatttgaattaatttcaattaagtcTGCGCTTACTGTGCAAGAAACTGATAGTCGGAGCGAGAGACAGAGAGAGTGAGTGAAAGATGGAGTGCGGTCAACGAATATTTACTGCTGTGTGCATATTTGGGGAAGCTAAGCACAATAAATATGTGAGGTATGTCAGTTTAAAccacatttttatgaaaaattattgtgAAAAGATTAGTGAACttcaatgaataaaaaatactgcgcaatatttttttgagcAATTCTGCTATAGACTCgttttatggaaataaatatttgagaaatgGACTTCACATTTTACTTTGTGATTTATGAAGTTTATAAAAAGtgcatttttgtatttcttattGGAAGCCCTTCTACAAAGGCTTATTATATTCGTGATTAgagacacaaatattttatataaataatttatattcttCATGTTGTGTGTCTTTCGAAAATTTCTTCACGTCTTCAACATGtacaacataataaaaacatgATCAATGATTTATAATATTAACCCAATCCGATTATTGGGCGCACCGGATATAGTTAAAATGAAAAACCTAGGTAAACGTAGAGCACCGGAAACCGAAGACATGAACTTTTATAAAACTCTAAATGTATCTATTTTACTATGTATTAACTcacttatacttttttattgatAATGTTAAACAAAAACGTGCGTAATTTTCAATTCACTTGCCAAAGAATGTAAAAAGTATTGAGTGCGTAAGCTACTTGCAGCTCCAAAAAATAGTGCGACGCACTCGATGGGGACAGACGATAATTACGACGGCAATACCACActgttttcgttaattttttattccgaTTTTTTAAACGTTAATGGATCCTGCACGGATGGTTCGCTCCTCAACTCGACACACAATAGTTGACATTGCACCACATTTCGCAGCTGCAAACAATGCAAAGAACAAATACGCCAGCTTGCCACGGCGACAATTACAAGCATGCAACTAAGTGTCCATAGATACAGTGAATTGCAGAAATGTTCTTGCCTATTTACACAGTAAGAAATTACAGATTTTTCCAACAGGTTTTAGTTGCATATGCGATATTGGAGAGACAACATCGAAAGAATTGAGACAAAAGGACATTTGGGTCTTGAGTCGAAGAAGGTACTGTTTCAGAAGCAATAAATTTAGGGCATGGTAGACTCAATACTAGAGTCTAAAACAGGAGTAAGGACTAACTAAACGTCTTCACTAATAAAACTAATTCATGTCAAGCTCTAGCGTtgaactacagtggaacttccataactcgaactttctataactcgaagaactccaaaactcgaacttttggagtggcaatagaaatcaaagttccatacaaatttccttcataaatcgaatttttcaatcagggtataatacaaaattttaaattttactatcgaggcagaattttaaaagagtacaTCTATATCGTATGttcatgaaaatttctataactcgattttttttgtggattatggtgattcgagttggagaagttccactgtattttcataaaaaaataacattttttttcacacGAAAAGCGGCACTGCAAATGAAACTCCAAGCGGAGCAATAAACTGTTACGCAAACATTTCAAAGAGTCACTGTTCACAGAAGACATCGGTATATTTACACTAGCAATATGTTGTGTGCAACACAATGTGGCAAACAGGCAGGAGCCAGAGCAAAATATTGTCGCTGCTATTTTTAGgagcaaatatttaaaacaacgcCAAGGAATGAGCGCTGAAGCGACGTCTCACACAGGAGGTGCTGATAGACGCACACCAAATGTGAGTCAAGTGTGTCTGCGACTTTTTACAACCAAAGCATAGCAACGCGAGATAGGAGCAGCATAGCGATGTAGATACGGAAAGTGACTAAATAAGAAGGGTAATCTCTACATacagtacgtatgtatgtgtacaaatgCAGTGGTAATATGCATTTCTTTATTGCAGCTACATAGACCAAATAGTAGCAGGCCAATGACagacaaataaacacacactcactcacacatcTCTAGACTCGCACATAAAAGCCGCGGCTAGGAAAAATATTGAACTGTCGAGTAATATAAAGTCAAATACAGAGGTCGGTCTTCGGGGAAACCAAATAAAATGGAGATGAATGGGTTCAGCAACAACTCGTACAAACAATGTCGCTGGTGTGATAAGACAAGCAGTGAGCAGCAAAGGTGCAAGCAAACATATGCACtatatccatacatatacatacatacaagcatggAGCGGTGGAGCAACGAGCAACTTCAAAAGCAAGTGAGATATCATCTAGTCAATGTTTACCCATCATAGTGCGTGTAGCAAGCCACAATGTGCGTGTGTTTCACCACGAATGATAAACAACGGTTAGGCGGCCGTATTCACTTCTAATAGAGCCATagaagtataataaaaaagagCAAATATAAAAGGTATTAGTACATAGTTTGAGCTGATATTTATAGCATTTAATGTTTAGATTCTTATATTGTAGATAATGGGAGCAGTAGCCTGGTAGGCAGATGCGTGCAACTACAATACCGTGCATGGTTACCTTTGCGTTTTAGCATGCCACTTTAACCCTTATCTTATTTGGACATTTTCGAGAAAAAACTATAACGTTACCGACAGTCTGGCAGTTGCTTCTATTAGCTTTGCTAATCTGATGATTTTATGTACTTAACTAACAATTAATTTCAACGGGCTTAAGTAAATCCTTAACTTTGGTATATTCTCGACATATTTTTCTGACTCATTTacgatttattattaaaattattagaaataaaaattccacaaattCTAAAAATCAAACCAACATAACAAAATTCGTCAGAagaacaattgttgttgttgaaaagcaaaaattacaaGGGTTAAATACAAACAgattcaaaaacaaacaaataatttgaagCTAATACCAAAAACTGCattttgtaaacatttaaatGTGCTTATAAGGCAAGCCTAATAAACAGCACTCCAATAAAGAAGCCTATAGTTGAATATAGTATGCttgaacacacacatactaacaccaagcgtaaacaaataaaactactATTTACTCTCAATTCTTAAAAATAGTGCATTGACTTATTTATTGATACGCAAAGCAAGAATCCACAATAATAACACACAATGCTGAGTGCAGACACATGCTGCAATGTAAAAGAAGGAGAAAAGATAAGGAAAACCGTATACATAGGAAAACAACAAACGATTGCAACAATTATTCACCGTTTACAGCAGTAAATTCCATTATACGCTTTTCCTTTCCACATGCTCTTCATGACTTCTTCAGCTCCTCATTATTTGGAGGCTTTTGATTGAACCAATTTACCAGCTACAAGAGCACATTCGTCTACAACTGCAATAACAATGTGTTCAATTGCAGCGAAGGCAGCTGTGCAATAGGCACGATAGCAGCCGCGGTAGCTGGagccataataaataaaaatataaaatacgaaatGACATTATGACACCATTATTATTTGATACAAGACATTATTAAGTGATGCGTACAAGTGTTTTGCCTTCATGtggattttgtaaaggaaaGTTGTATGGACACAATGTGCCTGTGCGAGTGTGGGCAATGTTCATATGAAGCGAAAACACATGTGAGGTTCACTAATATAACAGATGAGATGAGACAGATTTCAAAAGAATAAAACAACTTTACtaacattatattaaaacagttttgaaatctattgttattttaaaacaaatttcaaatgtttGGCCATATTACTTTCACGCAAATTCtgtcaattaataaattgtaaaataaagatatgacagtgtaaatacatatctctaatttatatattataacaaaCGAAACCTAATGTCCCACAATCATGACTACTGCAGTCCCTTCGCCAGATTCATAAAACTGTATAAATTAAGTAATTGGAAGTAacataattacaattaattagcCATAAAATTTCTACTCACCTCAAATCCACAACACTGAATCGTCCTCGCTTACACAAAACCGATAGCACTAAAGAATTTTGTCGACGTCAATGACATTTATACAGCTATTCCATGGTACATATCAAATTGGATTTAGTGAAACTAAGCATAGAaacaaatgtaatcaaattaaaactggctagatatgaataaaaaattttgaatcaaTCTATAGTGCAATCATCAGCAAATTctactttattataaaataatttatttttttttaacattaattgtttaagtaaatatgaggATTTATTATGAAGTTTAAAAATTACTgacaaattaaagaaataaccaaatatgtaataaaaatccAAATGATATTTGTTGCTATGTatagctaaaaaaaatattctaatgcGACTATTTTGCGAAATATCCGTATGCTAaacaatatatgcatatacaaagGCATAGATCTATatcgtatatgtatatcgaGAGGGCATTAAAAGTGGGAAGTAATGTAATGAAACGAGCCAAAGGATATCGACACACGTACACGCATAAACATAATAGAAACAAAGTTATGGCCGCTGCAACGGTGGATGTTGTCTGGAAAAGCACAAATCGACAGCAAAGGCTTTTTTTTGTACACGACCGATTGTGTAGATATTGGAATGGTTAGCTGTTGGCAGGACTTTTGAACAGTAGAAAATTATAGTTTACGCacatagaaaattattatttcactgaAATTTATCTTTTAAGATAATTTTCAACGCACAATTTTGTGCACAGCATCAAAAAGGGGCGAGACCACACAAACACTTTTCTCAATTCCTTTATTATTTATCTTTTCGGTTTTTTCACTTTATGCTGCGTTTTCGTCGCTTTCACAATGTATTGCCACaaacattttcaacatttttttccacTGCACAAGCTCTCATACCATGTTTATATATTCTGTAGCTAAATGAACTTACGGAATAGTATTCGACTTTTCACTTAAATATAGTTATAATTGCtcttttatttactatttccattaattcacaatcagattGAACAAGTTTTCATGTTTCCGCTATCCACCAACACAAAACGGGAAAATTTTTCACGCACCACACAAACCGCACACAGAGACTGAACAAAACAGCGTTGCCAATTTCGTCTTCACACCATTTCTGACTACATGACAGCGGACTCATAAAGTCGTTGCCAACCGTTtcgttttcaataaataaaaaatatttgcgatGTTTTCGCATaagttgtatatttataaacaaaatataaatttgcggcagaaaataaaatataaacattgaGAAATTAATTTCTCAGCCTTTGTTTAACACAAATATATTAGTAATCGAAAACCATGTTACATGATGCCGACCGGGTGTGTTCAGTGTAGTTGAGCAATTCAGATTTTTGTAGGGTTGCACTCAGACTGATTAGCCATCAGTACCATTACAGAGGTATTAtagtactttttttataaatgtttgaaaataatataaatattttgtttttactaaCGACAAACATTCAGCTTCTAATTATAAATTGTTGACTTTTACTAACTTCCGGCAAGGGATAACCGGACTTCGGCGTTTAATCTTCAtagaaaattacattcaaatcaaATGGGGCATAGGGGGTAAAAGGAAATAACTATTAAAGTTgtacagttaaaaaaaaaaaaaaacaatttttttgaattattttcatctatttatttttattgatcaaAAGTAGCATAAAGTACAAATACTATCTATGTAAGCATGATTGTTTTATACGAACATTCCATTTAGATTAATTGTTAAAGCATTAGAAATCAGTTAATAACAAGTGAATAAATAAACCTGAATTACTTTAATGCaagtgatttatatattttgtattaatattaaaagtatttactttatttaacagAGTAACAGAggatattcaatttaaaatcagttaaaagttatttgaaatattgatCGATTCTACGATCAATTTGATAAAACAAGATTTAAAATGGCAGCAACCGATACTATCATATAACCACAGATCCAGTAGCAGCGAATAAAAGCAAAGTTAACCTTGCCAATCTtccttttatttgtttacttaaacgactttgttgttgcgctgATACGACTTTTTCACGTGTATACTAGACGCAATTGCCTCTGGCTATTGAcgcttaattataatttcaatgttGCACATAAACAACACTTGTATACCATGACTCATATCGCATATTTACAATAAACGATATGAATGTGATACGGGTTAGCTAAGCAAAcaacaatttgattttcttatttttaaaacgGGATTTTCTTGAGAATAAGAgcgattaaatttcatattgcaGACGTTCCGGTCGCaattaatatatttcctataatttgtaaaaaatgtgcTAAAGTATGTGTGCAAAGTTCCCTGCAGCCTATTAggtttcttttgaatttcaattattttcgctGTATTATTACTACTCttgctcttattgttgttgtaaaatgtgtaaagatgttaatttttaaatgtgtgGTCTGctcatataaaatttgttagacTCCTATTTTAATGGCAAATTTAGGTATTTCTAAGAAAGATTTAACTATACACTTATTATTACCACTGGCTAAGGGTTTTTGTGACATGAAAAGTGTgtacaattaataaattgtgaCTTCAGCAACATTTTACTGAGCAGGCGAGTCGGGGAAAACGGGCTCCTCCCACTTATGATGCACTTCTGGTGTTAAGTTGATGATTTGTACATGTACTGCTTGGTGTTTTTCGAATTTAGGCGGAATTGCACACAGACGGTACCTTACTTCATCACCTTGTTGTGGCACATATTCACCATCAATACTACAATTTGATATTATTTAGTATGCATAAAGAAAGATCTCGATATAATAGAATTACTTACTCAGATACATGACAGAAGAGATCATCACCTCCTGATTTGGGTGTAATGAACCCATGTCCCTTCGAACGACTAAACGCCTTAACAATACCGGTTTCAATAGGATTTTCCAAAGCGCGAGCGGACCTGAAATTGTATACAatacattattaaaaatatattataggaATAATTATTTAGGTAATTAGGAATGCTACAAGAAACAATTCGCAAATACTTCCAACAATAAATGATTAGATGATAGAggttaaatgatattttttgcatttgaatacaaatattttcatttttgcaaaatataaaaattagcaAACTCACGTTGAAGCAGTGCGTGTGCGCTTGGTTATGATAGGACTGGGAAGCTGCAATGTTAAATTCGGGCTGTGGGTACTTTGTTGCCGGTTAGTGGGGGGCTTACCAGCCGCATCTTTTTCGGGTGTATTCAATTGAGACATactttcgttttgttgttgttttccttcTTTAAGATGTTAATTTTAATACGTTCGATTTCTAATTGGATAGACGAACAAAATTTAACTTTCGAAAGACGAGGTAGAGAGGAATGTCAGCTTCAAATAAGTACGCAAAAATCTTAAGACAG containing:
- the LOC105211866 gene encoding cold shock domain-containing protein CG9705; its protein translation is MSQLNTPEKDAAGKPPTNRQQSTHSPNLTLQLPSPIITKRTRTASTSARALENPIETGIVKAFSRSKGHGFITPKSGGDDLFCHVSDIDGEYVPQQGDEVRYRLCAIPPKFEKHQAVHVQIINLTPEVHHKWEEPVFPDSPAQ